TCGATAAATTGACTAAAAAAGAAGCTTTGATGCGTACTCGTGAGCTTGAAAAACTTGAGCTTTCTATGGGTGGTATCAAGGATATGGGTGGTCTTCCAGACGTATTGTTTGTTATCGACGTTGATCACGAGCGTATTGCAATCAAAGAAGCCAACAAGCTAGGTATCCCTGTTATCGGTATCGTTGATACCAACAGTGATCCAGATGGCGTTGACTACATCATTCCAGCTAACGATGATGCGATTCGTGCGGTTCAGCTTTATGTTACAGCTTTCGCTGACGCGGTTCTTGAAGGCCGTTCTGCAACCGCTGGTAGCGCTGACGAATTCGTTGAAGTAAACGAAGCTGCTGAAGCGTAAGCAAACTTTCGAGTTTGTTCTGGTTTCTAAAGGGAGGTTGAGAGTCTCACCTCCTTTTTTAAATTTGAATTGGTATAAGAGGATTTAACATGGCCGCAGTATCTGCAGCATTGGTAAAAGAGCTACGTGAACGTACTGGTCTTGGCATGATGGAGTGTAAAAAAGCACTTGTCGCTGCCAATGGTGATATCGAAGTAGCGATCGAAGAGCTTCGTAAATCTAGTGGTATGAAGGCCGCTAAAAAAGCAGGTCGTACTGCAGCGGAAGGAACCATCGTGATGCGTGTAGCAGACGATGCTTCTTACGGTGTGTTGGTTGAGGTAAACTCTGAGACTGACTTTGCTTCTCGTGACGAAGGTTTTGTTGCCTTTGCAAATAAAGTTGCTGATGTTGTATTCACCACCAAAGAGACCAACATGGAAACCTTGTTGGCTGGTGAGATCGGCGAAGCTCGTGAAGCTTTGGTTCAAAAGATCGGTGAAAATATTACGCCTCGTCGTGCGGTTGTCGTTGAAGGTGGTTTAATCGGTGGTTATCTACATGGTAACGGTCAAATCGCTGTATTGACTCAGCTAGAAAACGGCTCTAACGAATTGGCGAAAGACGTTTCTATGCATGTTGCAGCAGTTGCCCCTCGCGTTGTTAAAGGCGAAGACATGCCTGCTGACATTCTTGCAAAAGAAGAAGAAATCATCCGTGCACAGCCAGACATGGCTGGCAAGCCAGCAGAAATCGTTGATAAAATGATTGTTGGTCGTATGAAAAAGTTCTTGGCTGAGAACAGTCTTGTAGAGCAGCCTTTCGTTAAGAACCCAGAAATTAAAGTGGGTCAATTAGTGAAAGATGCCGGCGCTACTGTCACTTCTTTTGTTCGCCTTGAAGTGGGTGAAGGTATTGAAGTGGAAGAAGTAGACTTTGCAGCAGAGGTTGCAGCACAACTTAAGGGTTAATTCTTAATTGTGTGAATGTTTAAAAAAGGGGCAGCTTGACTGCCCCTTTTTATGAAAGTTGGATGCAAAAGAGTCATTTGCAGGTGATCTCAATGCTCTATTGAATAAACTAGTCCAGGCCGGAGGTGGGTATGCCAAAAGAAAAGAATCCAAATTACAAACGTATTTTGCTTAAGCTGAGTGGCGAAGCCTTGATGGGTGATGAGTCTTTCGGTATAGACCCTAAAGTATTGAATCGTATCGCATTGGAAATTGGCCAGTTACGCGGTATTGGAGTGGAAGTTGGTATTGTCATTGGTGGCGGTAACTTGTTTCGTGGCCAAGCTTTGAGCCAAGCAGGTATGGATCGTGTGACGGGTGATCACATGGGTATGTTGGCAACAGTAATGAATGCGCTGGCAATGCGTGACGCTTTGGAACGCGCTAATATCGCTACCCGTGTTATGTCGGCCATTACCATGACGGGTATTGTTGAGCCTTACGATCGTCGTCGCGCTATGCGTCAAATGAAAGAAGGTGATGTGTTGATTTTTTCTGCTGGTACCGGCAACCCGTTTTTTACCACTGACTCTGCTGCTTGTTTGCGCGGTATTGAGATTGATGCGGACGTGGTATTAAAAGCGACGAAAGTGGATGGCGTTTATTCGGCGGATCCTATGAAAGACCCTGATGCCGTCAAATATGATAAGTTAGGTTACGATGAAGTGCTTGATAAGCAATTAGGGGTGATGGATTTGACCGCTATTTGTTTGACCCGTGACCACAGTATGCCAGTGCGAGTCTTTAATATGAACAAGCCAGGAGCCTTGGTAAATATCATGGTTGGTGGCAATGAAGGTACAGTGATTGAGTGAGGAAGTTATGATTAACGAAATTTTGAAAGACGCAGAAGAGCGCATGTCAAAAGCCGTGTCTTCAGTTGAGTCGGCATTTAAAAAAATCCGTACAGGTCGTGCACACCCAAGCCTATTAGATCCAATTAAAGTGAACTACTACGGTGCTGATACACCGCTTAGCCAAGTGGCTAATATCACGGTGGAGGATGCTCGTACTTTGGGGATTTCTCCTTGGGAAGGAAATTTAGTACCTGAGATTGAAAAAGCCATCTTGAAGTCGGATTTGGGTTTGAACCCTTCTACCACGGGTAATCTTATTCGAATTCCTATGCCGGCATTGACGGAAGAGACTCGCCGTAACTATTTTAAGCAAGCAAAATCGGAAGCGGAAAATGGTCGTATTGCAATCCGTAATATACGTCGTGATGCGAATACTAGCCTAAAAGATTTGGTAAAAGAGAAAGAAATCTCTGAAGACGAAGAACGTCGTGGCCAAGATCAAGTACAGAAAGTCACTGACAAGTTTGTTGCGCAAGTGGAAGAGCGTCTTGCGGCAAAAGAAAAAGACTTGATGGAAATTTAATGAGAAGGGCGAGCTTGTCTCGCTTTTTTTATTGGCTAGGAATGATATATGTCTGAATCGGTTGACGGCAGTGCAGTCACTGTAGTCGGCCCTGCGCATATTGCCATTATTATGGATGGTAATAATCGTTGGGCGAAAAAGAAACTTTTACCAAGTATTGCGGGCCATACCGCTGGCGCCGCTGCGGTGCGGCGTACCGTCGAGGCAGCGGCGCGTTCTGGTGTAAAAGTACTAACTTTATTTGCGTTTTCCAGTGAAAATTGGAAGCGTCCACAGACGGAAGTGGACGGTTTAATGGGATTGTTTATGCGCTCTTTGAAAAAAGAGTTGAAACGCCTTAATACCCATAAAATTAAGTTGCGAGTCATGGGAGATGTTTCAGGCTTCAGTAAGGGACTGCAAGAACAGATTCGTGCAACGGAAGAGGCGACCCAGGATAATGATCATATGACCCTGGTGATCGCAGCTAATTATGGCGGTCGTTGGGATATAGCTCAAGCTGCTAAAGCGTTAGCAGTGGATGTGGCAGCAGGTCGATTGGATGCTAAAGACATTTCCGAAGAAACACTGGCTCAGCATATTCAACTGGCAGACCTTCCAGAACCGGATCTGTTGATTCGTACGTCAGGAGAAGAGCGTATCAGCAATTTCATGTTGTGGCAGTCAGCCTATACGGAATTTGTATTCTTGCCGGTATTGTGGCCGGACTTTGAGCAACAAGATTTTGATGAAGCCATTCGAATTTATCAAAATCGTCAGCGTCGCTATGGTGGACGATAATCATGTTACTTCCTCGTATTTTCAGTGCCGTAGTGATGGCGTTTCTATTCCTTTTCGCCGTTTTTTTTCTTGGCGCGCAAGCTTTCTCTTTATCTATGGCCGCTGTTGTGGTGTTGGCAGCTTGGGAATGGGCAAGTTTGTCTGGGGTTAAAAACCAATCCTTGCGAGTTTTGTTTGCGCTCTTAGTGGCCGCTTTTTGTTATATGACAGCTCGAGCCGACTGGTTGACTATGAGTGTAATGTTGAGTCCCTTGCTGTGGTGTTTGGCTTTATATTGGGTCATTCGTTATCCAACGCCTTTGTTATGGCAGCAAACGCCAGTAAGGCTGTTGTTTGGTGCTTTGGTGATGGTGTCGACTTGGGCTGCTTTAGTGGTGTTGAAGCAATCCGCTGATTTTGTGACTTGGGTATTATTGTTAATGGGTCTGATTTGGGGTGCAGATTCAGGCGCCTATTTTGCGGGTCGTCGCTTTGGCAAGCGCAAGTTGGCTCAATATGTTAGCCCGGGGAAATCATGGGAAGGGGTTTTTGGCGGGATAGTGTTAACGCAAATTGGCGTGGCTGTTTTCAGTTTCTGGCAGCTTTATACAACTCAGGATTGGTTGTTGTTAGCTTTGGTCGCCTTGGTCACTACCGCCGTATCTGTGTTGGGTGATTTAACCGAAAGTTTGTTTAAGCGCTATGAAGGGATGAAAGACTCTAGCCACTTAATTCCTGGTCATGGTGGTGTGATGGATCGAGTGGATAGTTTGGTAGCAGCGGCGCCTATTTTTGTTGTCTTCTTAATGTTGACTGGTTGGTTGTAAATGCAGGGTATTTGTTTATTAGGTGCGACTGGTTCTATTGGTCAAAGTACGTTAGATATCATTGCGCAGCATCCTGATAAGTTTCGCTTGGTCAGTGCGTCGGCAAATGTCAGTGTCGATAAAATGGCACAGATTTGTCGTCGTTTTAAACCTCAAAGAATTGTGATGGGGTCACAACAAGCCCGCGATGAATTAGCGACTCTATGCGCAGAGTCATCCACTTCGTTCGAATGGGGTGATGAAGCTTTGCAGAGCATTGTTGCGGATGCACAAGTTGACCAAGTCATGGCAGCTATTATGGGGTTTGCCGGTTTAAAACCAACCCTTGCTGGTATTCGTGCAGGTAAGCGTATTTTATTGGCCAATAAAGAATCCTTGGTGACCGCTGGTAAGCTGTTTATGGATGAAGTGGCGCAAAGTCAGGTTATGCTGTTACCGATTGACAGCGAGCACAATGCCATTTATCAAAGTTTACCTCAGCATAAGGCGGGGGCTCATAAACAGGATGTGGATAAAATTATTTTGACCGCATCTGGTGGTCCATTTCGTACTTGGTCATTAGATGAGATGGCTAATGTCACTCCAGCTCAAGCCTGTAAGCATCCTAATTGGTCGATGGGGCAGAAAATTTCCATTGATTCGGCTTCTCTGATGAATAAGGGGTTGGAGTTAATTGAGGCTTGCTGGTTGTTTGATGTGACTCCTGATGATGTCGAAGTAGTGATTCATCCTGAAAGTATCATTCATTCTATGGTGTCTTATCGGGATGGTTCTGTGATTTCGCAAATGGGCAATCCGGATATGAAGATTCCCATCGCCTATGGTATGACTTGGCCAAATCGCGTTGAAACTAATGTGCCTTCTTTGAATCTAACGCAAGTGGCTAAATTGCATTTTGAAGCGCCTGATTTACAGCGTTTTCCTAATTTGCAATTGGCTGCTGATGCTTGGTTTATGGGGGGGACAGCAATGGCAATATTAAATGCAGCGAACGAAGTGGCGGTGGCGGCTTTTCTTCAGCACCGAATTGGTTTTTTGCAAATAGCAGAAGTAAACCGAACTGTGTTGGAGCAAGCAGATATTCGATCTGTGAATCAGCTTGACGATGTTTTTGAAGCGGATGCGGCTGCGCGATTGTTGGCTGAACAATGTATTTCATGTGGTGAAAAATAATGCTGCAAAATATTCTTTCGATTGTGATTGCGTTGGGTGTACTGATTACCTTTCATGAATTTGGTCACTATTACATAGCGCGACGTTGTGGTGTCAAAGTGCTGCGTTTTTCTGTGGGCTTCGGTAAGCCGATTTATCGTTATGTAAGTAAGAAAACGGGTACTGAATTCACCTTAGCCATGATTCCGTTAGGTGGTTATGTGCGCATGTTGGATGAGCGAGAAGGGAATGTCCCTGATGCTCTGAAGCATCAAGCTTTTACGCAAAAGAATGTTTGGCAGCGTATTGCGATTGTTGCCGCTGGGCCTTTGGCGAATTTTATTCTTGCAGTAGCGATTTATGCCTTGGTAGCCCTATTAGGAATTCAAAGCTTAGCACCGAAAGTAGGCCATATCATAGACAATTCCCTAGCTGCGCAAACTCAATTACAAGAAGGTGATGAGTTAGTAGAAATCGCTGGTGAGGCAGTTTCTTCTTGGGAAGAGGTGAATTTAGCGCTGGCGGGCTTGATTGGTCAAACAAGAACTATTATCGTTCGCTATCGCGCAGAAGGTCTGTCTAGCATTCAGCAAGACCAGGTGGTGTTGAATCGCTGGTTGGTGGGTGAAGAGCCCAGTAACTTAATTCAATCCTTTGGCCTCTTACCTTGGCAACCAAAAGTGAAGCCGGTGATTGCGCAAGTGGTGGATTCAGGAGCGGCCCAAGCGGCAGGCTTTATGGTTGGAGATGTGATTACTACCATCAACGATGAAGCGATGGACAGCTGGCAGCAGGTTGTAAAGAAAGTGCAAACCAGCCCAAGTGATGAGCTGACAGTAGTAGTATTAAGGCAAGGACAAAGTAAAACGTTATTTTTACAACCTGATGCGACGGAGCGTGATGGTAAATTGGTCGGTTATGCGGGTTTGGCTGTTGTACCGCCTAAATGGGACGAAAGCTTAATTCGTGAGCGTCATTACGGTGTGTTTGCAGCCATGGTTTATGGCGTTGAACAAACCGCAAAAATGATCTCTTTGACCATAGGGTCGATTGGTAAGATGCTGCAAGGGTTAATTTCTCTGGATAACTTATCCGGTCCTATTACCATTGCAAAGGTGGCAAGTGCTTCTGCGGATTCTGGTCTGCAATCGTTTTTAAAGTTTATGGCTTACCTAAGTGTGAGTTTAGGTGTGTTAAATTTGCTGCCTATTCCTATGTTGGATGGTGGGCATTTGTTGTTTTTTGGAATAGAAGCAATTCGTCGTAAGCCAGTGTCAGAAAAGATACAGGGCATGGCTTATCGAGTTGGCGCTTCGTTATTATTTGCCTTAATGGCCGTTGCCATTTTTAATGATATTGCCCGCTTGTAGAGAGGTATATGTGAGAGTCGTTTTAGCTGTATTGTTGGCTTTTTTCAGTGTGTATAGTGTTGCCAAAGCGGTTGAGGACGTTCGAATAGATGGTTTAGTACAAATGCCATCGTCTCGGGCTTTTGATTTGATCGGTTTTAATGAAGATCAGTCATACGACTCAAATAAGGTATATGAAGCCATTAGTGCTTTGTTTGATACAGGTTTTTTCAGCGACATTGATGTGCTGGAAGAGAATGGTGTGTTGGTATTTAAGGTGGTAGAACGCCCATCTATAGGTAACTTGACCATCGAAGGCAATGAATTGGTGAAAACCGAAGATTTAGAGCGTGGCTTACAGTTGTCAGGATTGGAAATAGGTGAAATTTACAAACCTGAGACCTTGAACCAGATTACTCAAGAGCTTCAGCGTCAATATTATGCGTTAGGTCGTTACAGTGCCAAAGTAGATATTGATGTGGAAGACATGCCACGTAATCGTATCGCCATTAAAATTAATATCGACGAAGGTGATACGGCTAAAATCGTTCACATTAATATTGTGGGTAACAAGGCTTTTGATGAAGAGACCTTAACCAAAGATTTTGAATCCCGTGAAACGGGTTATTGGAACCCTTTCAGCTCTGCAGATGAATACGCTAAGGCAAAAATTCAGGGCGACATTAATACTCTAAAGAGCTTTTATCTGGACAATGGTTACCTAGATTTTCAAGTGGTTTCCAGTCAGGTCAGTTTGTCTGCGGATAAACGTGATGTCTATATCGTCATTAATGTGAATGAAGGCCTACCTTATTATCTAAATAACGTCACTCTGAGTGGTAGCTTACCGATTTCGGAAGACAGGGTATGGAAGCGAATCTCGCAGAAAAAAGGTGATCTCTTTTCGCGTAGTCAAGTGACAAAAATCATCGAAGGTATCTCAACTGAGCTTGGTGACGATGGTTATTTATTTACCAATGTCAATGTGATTCCTGAGAAGTTGGATGATCATACAGTAAATTTGAGTTACCAAATTACCCCTGGACCTCAAGTTTATGTGCGCCGCATAACTTTTAGTGGTAACAGTGAAACTCAAGACGAAGTATTGCGTCGTGAAATGACACAATTTGAAGGTGCATTAGCCACGCATTCGAAGATTCAATCTTCTAAGCGTCGTATTGAGCGTCTTGGTTTCTTCGGTAATGTGGACTTACGTACGCGGCCTGTGACTGGCACCACGGATCAGGTTGATATCGATGTTGTGGTAGAAGAGCAAGCGTCTGGAAGTATTCAAGCCAGTATTGGTTACTCTCAGGAAGACGGTACCGTGTTGGGTTTTGGTATCTCCAAACGCAACTTCTTAGGTACAGGCAATAAGCTTTCTTTTAAAGCGTCAAGAACCGATCAGACGGATAACTATTCTATTAGTTATGATAATCCCTATTTTACTGTTGACGGCGTGAGTCGAGGCTTTCAGATTTTTTATCAAGCCAGTGATCATGCAGATGATGATGTTGAAGATTACGATCTCGATGAAATTGGAGCTGGTGTGACTTATGGTTATCCGATTTCTGATACCCAACGTCTAACCTTTGGTATGACGATAAAAGAAAGTACCGTTCAGCTGGGTAGCGAGCCGTCTAATGAGACCGAAAATTATATTGATAAATATGGTGATAATTACGATGACCTGATTGCTAGTTTGACCTGGTCCGATAATGACTTGGTTGGTGGTGTTTTGCCAACGGACGGATACTCGACTAAAGCTTCAATGGAAGTGTCGCTACCAGCGGGTGATCAGGAATACTACAAACTGGGCTTAACCTCTCAGCGATACTGGAGTTTTACAGAGTCCAACCTTTGGTTGTTCCGTTTAAAAGGACGCTTAGGATATGGTTCTGGTTACGGTGATAGTGAGGAATTACCCTTCTTTGAAAACTATTATGCTGGTGGTGCTTATTCGGTACGTGGTTTTGGTGCCTCTTCTCTTGGTCCTCAAAACTCATATGATGATTCCAGCACTAGCACATCTGCTTTGGGCGGTAACATCTTGATTACTGGTACGGCCGAGTTCATTTTCCCATTACCTATGGTCGAAGATCATAAATCAGTTCGTACTTCTTTCTTCATGGACGCAGGTAACGTGTTTACAGATAATTGTTTAGCGGCCAATACTCAGTGTAACGAAGGTGTCGACTTGTCTGAGATTCGTTATAGTGTGGGCTTGAGTTGGACCTGGATTACGCCGATTGCCCCCTTGTCCTTTAACTTTGCACGACCACTTAATGCTCAAGATGGCGACAGTACTGACTCTTTCCAGTTCCAGTTAGGTACCACATTCTGATTCCGTTTACGGTAGCAAGAATAATGTAAATGTTTAAAGAGGATTTGTGATGAAAAGAATGATAATGGCTCTGTGTTCGCTATTGATTACGGTAAACGTGCAGGCGACGGAAGTTGCGGTGGTGGATTTTAGGGCGGCACTTTTACAAAGCAATATTGGTCAAGAAGCAGCCAAAGAGCCGCAACAAAAAATTCAAGCAATGGATGCCAGATTGCAAAAAGCACAAGACGATTTAAAAGCAGCAGATGAAGCATTAAAGCGAGAAGAGTTAACTTTAGCGCCAGAAGAGTTTAATAAGCGTCGTAGAGAATTGGTACAACGTCAAAATGGCATTCGAAAAATGGCTGCCCAAATGCAACAGCAAGCCAAAATATTGGAGAAAAATCTAATAGACAGTCTAACGCCAAAAGGTGAGGCGGCATTAAAATCTATTATTGAAGAACGTAAACTAGACTTAGTCCTCAATAGGCAGCTAAGCTTGTATGCAAATAGTGAATCTGATATCACCAGTGAATTGGTGGAACGCATTAATAAGGATAATTAATATATGAGTTACTCGCTAGGGCAATTGGCTGAGAAAGTTGGTGGTTTGGTAAAAGGTGACAAGCAGCTTGTCATTGAAAAATTAGGAACCCTTGCAAAGGGGACGAAAAACGAATTGAGCTTTTTGGCCAATCCTAAATACCAAAGTCAGCTTGCCAATACTCAAGCGGGTGCTGTTCTTGTTAAAACTGAGGAACTTGCAGCCACCTTAGACAACGCCATTATAGTTGCCAATCCTTATCTTGCCTTTGCTCAGCTTACCCATCTCTTTGTTCCACAAACAGAATCTTGGCAAGGGGTTCATCCTTCTGCAGTGATTGCCGACAATGTAACCTTGGGCAGTAATGTGGTAATTGGCCCCAATGCCGTCATAGATGCAGGCGTGATTATAGGTGACGATTGTGTCATCGGAGCCAATAGTGTGGTCAGTTGTGGCTGTACTTTGGGGCAAGGAACGCGTTTATACCCCAATGTAACCTTTTACCATGATGTGCATGTGGGGGCAGAGTGTATATTCCACAGTGGCTGTATTGTTGGGTCTGATGGTTTTGGTTTTGCGCCCAATAACGGTGAATGGGAAAAAATTGATCAATTGGGTGGGGTTGTTATTGGCGATCGTGTTGAAATCGGCTCAAATACAAGCATTGACCGAGGTGCCATTGAAAATACCCAAATTGGCAGTGGTGTTAAGATAGATAATCAAGTTCAAATTGCTCATAACGTAGTAATTGGTGATAATACTGCAATAGCTGCGAATGCAGCGATTGCAGGAAGTGCAAAGATAGGTGCTTTTTGTACAATTTCTGGTTGCGTAGGGATTGTAGGTCATATCACGATTACAGATCATGTTCATATCACAGCGATGAGTATGGTAAGTAAATCGATTCCAGAAGCGGGCTCATATTCCTCTGGCATGGGGATGGAACCAACGTCCAGGTGGCGTCGTTCGGTGGCTCGCTTTAGACGAATCGATAGTATGGCGAAGCAAATTACAACACTGGAAAAGAAAATTAATAAGCTTTCAGAAAAGGTTGATGTTTAAATGATGGACGTAAATGAAATTCGTCAGTATTTACCTCATAGGTACCCATTTTTATTAGTTGATCGTGTTGTTGAGTTAAATCTGAACGATTCCATCGTGGCATATAAAAACGTGACTGTAAACGAACCATTTTTCAATGGTCATTTTCCTGATCATCCCGTTATGCCGGGTGTGCTGATTATTGAAGCCATGGCACAAGCCGCAGGCGTACTTGGTTTTAAAACCATGGACAAAACGCCAGAAGATGGTTCTATTTATTACTTTGTTGGTTCAGATAAAGCACGTTTCAAGCGTCCTGTTGTGCCAGGTGACCGTTTGCAATTAGAGGCCAAGATTCTGACTGAGAAACGTGGTATATGGAAATTTGAGTGTCAAGCAACCGTAGATGGCGAGTTAGCATGTTCTGCAACCATAATGTGTGCTGATAGGAAGTTATAGTGGCGATACATCCAACGGCTTTAGTTGACCCTAATGCGGATCTTGATCCAAGTGTTGAGATTGGTCCCTTTAGCGTTATTGGAGCGAATGTCAAAATTGGGGCTGGTAGTATTATTAAATCTCATGTTGTGATTAATGGTCACACAGAGATAGGTGAAAATAATGAAATTTACCAGTTTGCTTCAGTTGGAGAAGCGAACCAAGACAAAAAGTATAAGGGTGAACCAACGCGTTTGCTGATTGGTGATAATAACGTTATTCGTGAAAATGCCACCATTCACCGTGGCACCATACAAGATCAAGGCATTACGGTTATAGGCAGTGGTAACTTGTTTATGGCCAGTACCCATGTTGGTCACGATTGTGTTGTTGGTGACAACAATATAATGGCCAATTACGCCGCATTAGCAGGCCATGTCAAAGTGGGTGATAATGTTATTTTGGCTGGCTATACCGGAATTCATCAATTTTGTCAGGTGAACTCCTTTAGCATGTGTGGCATGGGCTCTATGGTGACGAAAGATGTACCCAGATACGTAATGGTGTCTGGTAATCCAGCTAAAGCTCATGGTATGAACTTTGAAGGTATGCGTCGTCGTGGCACACCGAAAGAAGTGATTAGAGCGCTACGTAACGCTTATAAAAGTGTTTACCTGAAAGGGCAGACTCTTGAAGCCGTTCTGAACGAACTAGAACAAAGCGCAGATTTTGCGATTTCTGAAGTGGCTGAATTTGTCGCTTCTATTCGCAAATCTGAGCGTGGGATTGTGCGATAGTTTCCCCGTAAAAAGAAAACCCCGGAAGTATTCGGGGTTTTTTTGTTATTAGAGGTTGTATTAATGAAAGTGGCGTCAACAGTACGTTACGTATTGGTTGCAGGTGAAGCGTCTGGGGACATTCTTGGCGCGAATTTGATTAAGCATCTAAAAAACCTGCAACCGGAAGCAATATTCGAAGGCATTGGCGGGCCCTTGATGGAAGCCGAAGGTCTGACTAGCATGGTTCCTATGGATCGTTTGTCCGTTATGGGGCTAGTAGAAGTGTTAGGTCGTCTCAGAGAATTGTTGGGAATTCGCAAACGACTTTATCAAACTTGCGTTGACAATCCGCCTACTGCATTCATTGGTATTGATTCCCCTGACTTTAACTTACCTTTAGCAAGAAAGTTGAAACTAGCTGGGATTCCAACCGTGCATTATGTTAGTCCATCCGTTTGGGCTTGGCGTCAAAAACGTATTTATAAAATTAAGCAATCGGTTGATCTAATGTTGGCATTGTTTCCATTTGAAATGCCCATTTATCATCAACATCAGATTCCAGTAACCTGTGTTGGTCACACTTTGGCTGATGACATTCCATTACAAAGTGATGCAACAGAAGCGCGTCAAAAACTAGGCTTGGAAAAGGTGGATGGGCCTATATTTGCGATTTTGCCTGGTTCGCGAGAAGGAGAAGTGTCTCGCCTTGCGCCCTTATTTGCTGAGACGATTAAGTTGATTAAGCAAAGGCAGCAGGATGCTACCTTCATTATACCAGCGGCCAATTCAGCGCGGCGAGAACAAATTGAAAAAATTTTGGCTGAGACGCAAGCTGACGCTGTGATTATTGATGGGCAATCCCGAACCGTCATGGCAGCGGCGGATGCCATTTTACTGGCGTCCGGAACGGCTGCTTTGGAAGCCATGTTGGTTAAACGTCCTATGGTAGTTGCTTATAAAGTGAATCGTTTAACCTATGAGATTATGAAACGTATGGTCAAGGTGCCTTATGTGTCCTTGCCAAATTTATTAGCGAATGAAACCTTGGTGCCAGAGTTATTACAAGATGAAGCGCAGCCAGAAAGTTTGGCGACGCGATTATTGCAAACATGGCAGTCCTTCCAGCAGGATAAACAGATCCAACAAAAGTACGTGGATTTGCACAACATGTTGCGTAAAAATGCAGGTGAGCAAGGGGCTCAGGCTATTGTGACTATGTTGGCGGAGAAACAAGCAATGCAGGTGGAGAAACAAGCTTGATGGAAGCCTTTGTTAGTCAGGTTTACTTTGGTGATTTGCTCGCAGGCGTTGACGAAGCAGGACGAGGTCCGCTTGCTGGTGAGGTTGTCGCCGCCGCCGTGATTCTGGATCCGCAACAACCCATTGCGGGATTAGCGGATTCTAAAAAACTGTCAGAAAAGAAACGTGAGGCTTTGTATTTAGAGATTAAAGAAAAAGCCTTGAGTTATGCTATTGCCAGTGCTTCTGTGGCAGAAATTGATCAGTTGAATATTTTGCACGCCAGTATGCTGGCTATGTCTCGAGCGGTTGAGCAATTATCTATCAAAGCTGAGCATGCGTTAATTGATGGCAATCGCGTGCCAGCCAATCTGAGTTGTTCTGCAGAAGCTGTGGTAAAAGGAGATGCTCGTCATGCAGCT
The window above is part of the Marinomonas sp. THO17 genome. Proteins encoded here:
- the rnhB gene encoding ribonuclease HII encodes the protein MEAFVSQVYFGDLLAGVDEAGRGPLAGEVVAAAVILDPQQPIAGLADSKKLSEKKREALYLEIKEKALSYAIASASVAEIDQLNILHASMLAMSRAVEQLSIKAEHALIDGNRVPANLSCSAEAVVKGDARHAAISAASILAKVTRDRDIVKAAETYPGYGFDKHKGYPTAVHLQAIRELGITPLHRRTFGPVKKIIEG